The following proteins come from a genomic window of Nicotiana tomentosiformis chromosome 12, ASM39032v3, whole genome shotgun sequence:
- the LOC104118166 gene encoding auxin response factor 6 isoform X2, which yields MRLSSAGSNQQSPEGENKCLNSELWHACAGPLVSLPAVGSRVVYFPQGHSEQVTASTNKEAEAHIPNYPSLAPQLICQLHNVTMHADVETDEVYAQMTLQPLSPEEQKEASFLPLDLGTPSKQPTNYFCKTLTASDTSTHGGFSVPRRAAEKVFPPLDFSQQPPVQELIARDLHDNEWKFRHIFRGQPKRHLLTTGWSVFVSAKRLVAGDSIIFIWNEKNQLFLGIRRANRSQTVMPSSVLSSDSMHLGLLAAAAHAAATNSRFTIFYNPRSCPSDFVVPLAKYVKAVYHTRISVGMRFRMLFETEESSVRRYMGTITGIGDLDPVRWPNSHWRSVKVGWDESTAGERQPRVSLWEVEPLTTFPMYPSPFPLRLKRSWPPGFPALSGMKDDDMVMNPMMWLRDVGDGGTQSINFQGIGVTPWMQPRIDVPIGGMQMDIYQAMAAGALQDLRSVDPSKQALTSLLQLQQSNGVTNNTSGLLYPQLFQQSQGQTAFLPSMAQGQSQVQPVSQPHIFQQQMLHQNSSNTIHQQQQQSPQEQQPPLQQQQAIRQLDSSSQSQQTSLQAFCSTQQESFTDTNVNHSTNSIVNPLHSLSGAVTRDEPSQLVSVPRSSSLLSPTGWPPKRVAVDPVLPSASSQRMSPYIDQSGTPNKNVSQNALSLPTFPGRDCPVGQEGNNDPHNHLLFGFNIDSPSLMQSDMRSLRGVVSDCESTNVPFASSNYLSNAGNDFSQNPVMALSGCINVPGFTQTSENAGQESPHNTFVKVYKSGSFGRSLDITKFSSYHELRSELARMFGLEGLLEDPLRSGWQLVFVDRENDVLLLGDDPWPEFVNSVWCIKILSPHDVQQMGRQGLELLNSVSMSRSSNNSCDDFANRSESRNMTSGIMSVATLDY from the exons ATGAGGCTTTCTTCTGCTGGTTCCAATCAGCAGTCTCCTGAAG GGGAGAATAAATGTTTGAATTCTGAGCTTTGGCACGCATGCGCGGGACCTCTTGTTTCCCTACCAGCTGTTGGAAGCAGAGTGGTGTATTTCCCCCAAGGGCATAGTGAGCAG GTTACTGCATCAACAAACAAGGAAGCTGAGGCTCATATTCCGAATTACCCAAGCCTGGCCCCACAACTTATTTGCCAGCTTCACAATGTGACCATGCAC GCTGATGTGGAGACTGATGAGGTTTACGCTCAAATGACCTTGCAACCTTTGAGCCCT GAAGAGCAAAAGGAGGCATCTTTCCTTCCTTTAGATTTGGGTACCCCGAGTAAACAGCCAACAAATTACTTCTGTAAAACATTGACAGCAAGTGACACAAGTACTCATGGTGGATTTTCAGTACCTCGCCGTGCAGCAGAGAAAGTTTTTCCTCCATTG GACTTCTCTCAGCAGCCTCCTGTACAAGAGTTGATCGCTAGGGATCTGCATGACAATGAGTGGAAATTTAGACATATTTTCAGGG GTCAGCCGAAGAGGCATCTTCTTACAACTGGTTGGAGTGTGTTTGTAAGTGCAAAAAGACTTGTTGCTGGTGATTCAATCATTTTCATCTG GAATGAGAAGAATCAATTATTTCTTGGTATTCGACGTGCCAATCGGTCCCAAACTGTGATGCCGTCTTCAGTTTTATCAAGTGACAGCATGCATTTGGGTCTTTTGGCTGCTGCAGCTCATGCAGCAGCAACTAATAGCAGATTCACCATTTTTTATAATCCGAG GTCTTGTCCTTCAGACTTTGTTGTACCTCTTGCCAAGTATGTCAAAGCAGTGTATCATACTCGCATTTCTGTAGGCATGCGCTTCAGAATGTTATTTGAAACTGAAGAATCTAGTGTTCGTCG TTACATGGGCACTATAACTGGCATAGGTGATTTGGATCCTGTTCGTTGGCCAAACTCACATTGGCGTTCAGTTAAG GTTGGCTGGGACGAGTCTACAGCTGGGGAAAGGCAACCAAGAGTCTCCCTATGGGAAGTCGAACCTTTAACAACATTCCCTATGTATCCATCGCCATTTCCTCTGAGACTCAAGCGATCATGGCCTCCTGGATTCCCGGCATTAAGTG GGATGAAGGATGATGACATGGTAATGAATCCTATGATGTGGCTCCGTGATGTTGGAGATGGTGGAACCCAATCTATCAATTTTCAGGGAATTGGAGTCACACCTTGGATGCAACCCAGAATTGACGTCCCAATAGGTGGAATGCAAATGGATATTTATCAAGCTATGGCTGCCGGTGCCCTTCAAGATTTGAGGTCTGTGGATCCCTCTAAACAGGCTCTCACTTCGCTTCTGCAACTTCAGCAATCCAATGGTGTCACCAACAACACTTCCGGACTACTATATCCACAGTTATTTCAACAGTCTCAAGGCCAAACAGCGTTTCTGCCGAGCATGGCACAGGGCCAGTCCCAAGTGCAACCTGTATCGCAGCCTCATATTTTTCAGCAACAAATGCTGCATCAAAATTCATCCAACACTATCCATCAGCAGCAACAACAATCTCCTCAGGAGCAGCAGCCTCCTCTGCAGCAACAGCAAGCAATTAGACAGCTGGACTCGAGCTCTCAATCACAACAGACATCATTGCAAGCATTCTGTTCTACGCAACAGGAAAGCTTCACTGACACAAATGTGAATCATTCCACCAACTCAATTGTTAATCCACTGCACAGCCTATCGGGTGCAGTTACCCGGGATGAACCATCCCAGCTTGTCAGTGTTCCTAGATCGAGCTCCTTACTATCTCCTACCGGATGGCCACCAAAGAGGGTGGCTGTCGATCCTGTTcttccttctgcatcttcacAGCGTATGTCACCCTACATTGATCAGTCGGGAACACCCAACAAAAATGTATCTCAAAATGCTCTTTCTTTGCCAACGTTCCCAGGTAGGGACTGCCCCGTAGGTCAAGAAGGGAACAATGATCCCCACAATCATCTTTTGTTTGGGTTCAATATAGATTCCCCATCTCTTATGCAGAGCGATATGCGAAGCCTTAGGGGAGTTGTTAGCGATTGTGAGTCAACAAATGTGCCCTTTGCTTCTTCCAACTACCTAAGTAATGCGGGCAATGATTTTTCTCAAAATCCAGTTATGGCACTCTCTGGTTGCATTAATGTACCAGGTTTCACACAGACTTCTGAAAATGCAGGACAAGAAAGCCCACATAACACCTTTGTTAAG GTCTATAAATCAGGGTCCTTCGGAAGGTCATTAGACATCACCAAGTTTAGCAGCTACCATGAGCTGCGAAGTGAGCTTGCACGGATGTTTGGCCTTGAAGGCTTACTGGAGGATCCTTTGAGATCAGGCTGGCAGCTTGTATTTGTTGACAGGGAGAATGATGTGCTTCTCCTCGGTGACGATCCCTGGCC
- the LOC104118166 gene encoding auxin response factor 6 isoform X1 has protein sequence MRLSSAGSNQQSPEGENKCLNSELWHACAGPLVSLPAVGSRVVYFPQGHSEQVTASTNKEAEAHIPNYPSLAPQLICQLHNVTMHADVETDEVYAQMTLQPLSPEEQKEASFLPLDLGTPSKQPTNYFCKTLTASDTSTHGGFSVPRRAAEKVFPPLDFSQQPPVQELIARDLHDNEWKFRHIFRGQPKRHLLTTGWSVFVSAKRLVAGDSIIFIWNEKNQLFLGIRRANRSQTVMPSSVLSSDSMHLGLLAAAAHAAATNSRFTIFYNPRSCPSDFVVPLAKYVKAVYHTRISVGMRFRMLFETEESSVRRYMGTITGIGDLDPVRWPNSHWRSVKGLSETASLLPRGRGKVGWDESTAGERQPRVSLWEVEPLTTFPMYPSPFPLRLKRSWPPGFPALSGMKDDDMVMNPMMWLRDVGDGGTQSINFQGIGVTPWMQPRIDVPIGGMQMDIYQAMAAGALQDLRSVDPSKQALTSLLQLQQSNGVTNNTSGLLYPQLFQQSQGQTAFLPSMAQGQSQVQPVSQPHIFQQQMLHQNSSNTIHQQQQQSPQEQQPPLQQQQAIRQLDSSSQSQQTSLQAFCSTQQESFTDTNVNHSTNSIVNPLHSLSGAVTRDEPSQLVSVPRSSSLLSPTGWPPKRVAVDPVLPSASSQRMSPYIDQSGTPNKNVSQNALSLPTFPGRDCPVGQEGNNDPHNHLLFGFNIDSPSLMQSDMRSLRGVVSDCESTNVPFASSNYLSNAGNDFSQNPVMALSGCINVPGFTQTSENAGQESPHNTFVKVYKSGSFGRSLDITKFSSYHELRSELARMFGLEGLLEDPLRSGWQLVFVDRENDVLLLGDDPWPEFVNSVWCIKILSPHDVQQMGRQGLELLNSVSMSRSSNNSCDDFANRSESRNMTSGIMSVATLDY, from the exons ATGAGGCTTTCTTCTGCTGGTTCCAATCAGCAGTCTCCTGAAG GGGAGAATAAATGTTTGAATTCTGAGCTTTGGCACGCATGCGCGGGACCTCTTGTTTCCCTACCAGCTGTTGGAAGCAGAGTGGTGTATTTCCCCCAAGGGCATAGTGAGCAG GTTACTGCATCAACAAACAAGGAAGCTGAGGCTCATATTCCGAATTACCCAAGCCTGGCCCCACAACTTATTTGCCAGCTTCACAATGTGACCATGCAC GCTGATGTGGAGACTGATGAGGTTTACGCTCAAATGACCTTGCAACCTTTGAGCCCT GAAGAGCAAAAGGAGGCATCTTTCCTTCCTTTAGATTTGGGTACCCCGAGTAAACAGCCAACAAATTACTTCTGTAAAACATTGACAGCAAGTGACACAAGTACTCATGGTGGATTTTCAGTACCTCGCCGTGCAGCAGAGAAAGTTTTTCCTCCATTG GACTTCTCTCAGCAGCCTCCTGTACAAGAGTTGATCGCTAGGGATCTGCATGACAATGAGTGGAAATTTAGACATATTTTCAGGG GTCAGCCGAAGAGGCATCTTCTTACAACTGGTTGGAGTGTGTTTGTAAGTGCAAAAAGACTTGTTGCTGGTGATTCAATCATTTTCATCTG GAATGAGAAGAATCAATTATTTCTTGGTATTCGACGTGCCAATCGGTCCCAAACTGTGATGCCGTCTTCAGTTTTATCAAGTGACAGCATGCATTTGGGTCTTTTGGCTGCTGCAGCTCATGCAGCAGCAACTAATAGCAGATTCACCATTTTTTATAATCCGAG GTCTTGTCCTTCAGACTTTGTTGTACCTCTTGCCAAGTATGTCAAAGCAGTGTATCATACTCGCATTTCTGTAGGCATGCGCTTCAGAATGTTATTTGAAACTGAAGAATCTAGTGTTCGTCG TTACATGGGCACTATAACTGGCATAGGTGATTTGGATCCTGTTCGTTGGCCAAACTCACATTGGCGTTCAGTTAAG ggtctttcggaaacagcctctctactccctcggggtaggggtaag GTTGGCTGGGACGAGTCTACAGCTGGGGAAAGGCAACCAAGAGTCTCCCTATGGGAAGTCGAACCTTTAACAACATTCCCTATGTATCCATCGCCATTTCCTCTGAGACTCAAGCGATCATGGCCTCCTGGATTCCCGGCATTAAGTG GGATGAAGGATGATGACATGGTAATGAATCCTATGATGTGGCTCCGTGATGTTGGAGATGGTGGAACCCAATCTATCAATTTTCAGGGAATTGGAGTCACACCTTGGATGCAACCCAGAATTGACGTCCCAATAGGTGGAATGCAAATGGATATTTATCAAGCTATGGCTGCCGGTGCCCTTCAAGATTTGAGGTCTGTGGATCCCTCTAAACAGGCTCTCACTTCGCTTCTGCAACTTCAGCAATCCAATGGTGTCACCAACAACACTTCCGGACTACTATATCCACAGTTATTTCAACAGTCTCAAGGCCAAACAGCGTTTCTGCCGAGCATGGCACAGGGCCAGTCCCAAGTGCAACCTGTATCGCAGCCTCATATTTTTCAGCAACAAATGCTGCATCAAAATTCATCCAACACTATCCATCAGCAGCAACAACAATCTCCTCAGGAGCAGCAGCCTCCTCTGCAGCAACAGCAAGCAATTAGACAGCTGGACTCGAGCTCTCAATCACAACAGACATCATTGCAAGCATTCTGTTCTACGCAACAGGAAAGCTTCACTGACACAAATGTGAATCATTCCACCAACTCAATTGTTAATCCACTGCACAGCCTATCGGGTGCAGTTACCCGGGATGAACCATCCCAGCTTGTCAGTGTTCCTAGATCGAGCTCCTTACTATCTCCTACCGGATGGCCACCAAAGAGGGTGGCTGTCGATCCTGTTcttccttctgcatcttcacAGCGTATGTCACCCTACATTGATCAGTCGGGAACACCCAACAAAAATGTATCTCAAAATGCTCTTTCTTTGCCAACGTTCCCAGGTAGGGACTGCCCCGTAGGTCAAGAAGGGAACAATGATCCCCACAATCATCTTTTGTTTGGGTTCAATATAGATTCCCCATCTCTTATGCAGAGCGATATGCGAAGCCTTAGGGGAGTTGTTAGCGATTGTGAGTCAACAAATGTGCCCTTTGCTTCTTCCAACTACCTAAGTAATGCGGGCAATGATTTTTCTCAAAATCCAGTTATGGCACTCTCTGGTTGCATTAATGTACCAGGTTTCACACAGACTTCTGAAAATGCAGGACAAGAAAGCCCACATAACACCTTTGTTAAG GTCTATAAATCAGGGTCCTTCGGAAGGTCATTAGACATCACCAAGTTTAGCAGCTACCATGAGCTGCGAAGTGAGCTTGCACGGATGTTTGGCCTTGAAGGCTTACTGGAGGATCCTTTGAGATCAGGCTGGCAGCTTGTATTTGTTGACAGGGAGAATGATGTGCTTCTCCTCGGTGACGATCCCTGGCC
- the LOC138902382 gene encoding uncharacterized protein: MNADEQKRLERFRRLHPPTFSRDESEDAQDFLDRCQRMLRTTGILETNGVSFTTFQPTGATFRWWETYERSRPVGAVPLSCHEFSVLFLEKFVPQTRREELRRQFEYLRQEDLSVTQYEMQFLELARHAVWLVPTERDKIRRFINGLNQQFRFVMTLANVVGAKFDEVVDNARRLEMVRTQECEEKKAKRSRGLRNSSGVPSGRQPYHSRGRPYRPAQMARPTHRGASASHSSHSARRSQSSLSALPDQSSSRAPSVQSSSVPGSSDSYSGSRGPPQYLSPLFEKGCFECGYLGHLKRNCPCLS; this comes from the coding sequence atgaatgCCGATGAGCAgaagagattagagaggtttCGTAGACTCCATCCTCCAACTTTTAGTAGAgatgagtcagaggatgctcaggatttcttggatagatgccagcggatgcttcgtacaacgggtattctggagaccaatggggtctcatttactacttttcagccgACCGGAGcaaccttcagatggtgggagacttatgagaggagcagaccagttggtgcagtaccactttcATGTcatgagttctccgtattatttctagagaagtttgtgccacagacccgcagAGAGGAACTACGCAGGCAGTTCGAGTATTTACGTCAGGAGGACTTgtccgtgactcagtatgagatgcaatttttagaattggctcgtcatgcagtttggttggttcccactgagagggataagatcaggaggttcattaatggcctcaaccagcagttccgttttgttatgactctaGCAAATGTAGTGGGTGCTAaatttgatgaggtggttgacaatGCTCGACGACTAGAAATGGTTCGTACTCAGGAGTGTGAGGAGAagaaggccaagaggtctcgtggtctACGTAAttccagcggtgttccttctgggagacAGCCCTATCatagcaggggtcgtccttataggcccgctcagatggctcgtccaactcatcgtggcgcatcagctagccatagtTCACACAGTGCTCGACGAAGTCAGTcttctcttagtgcacttccagATCAGAGTTCATCTCGAGCACCATCAGTTCAAAGTTCATCggtaccaggttcttctgatagttattctggttctcgaggtccaccACAGTACTTGTCGCCATTatttgagaagggttgttttgagtgtggatatTTGGGTCATTTGAAGAGAAATTGTCCCTGCCTTTCGTGA